From Fibrobacter sp. UWT2:
ATAAGAAGGATAGTCATCGCCCTTGCTTCGATTATTTTTGCAATGAAGAGGTCTTTTGTTTACATCATCGTCGCCACCACCTAAAGCTTGCGGATAAATATGGTCAACTTCCCAGCCAAAATCGGCATCTGCATCGCCATATTTATCACGGGCAATCCATGCGCCGCAGGCATCCTTCCTGAACTTGGAAGGGTCATAGTCAGGCACAATTCGGCCTTTTTGCCAAATAGCATCAATTTCTTCTTCAGTCATAACCAAAACCTGTCGTCTAGCATAAAACCTTATCAATAAATTCTGTATTATTCAAATTAAAGTCAGCATCATATTCGTCTTCAACAACACGAGCAGCTTCGTCATCTAGAGATTCGGCAAAGTCCTTAAATCGCGCTAGAGCAGAATGAATTTTTCTTACATGCCTATTTTCTTCATTGACGCGAAAATCGCCGTCAAATGGTTCCCTTAAATAACCAGCATCCTTCGCCTTAACATATTCCCTATAAACCTCATCATCACAATCTCTAACAGTCAAGCCGAAATAATCATAAATAATGAACTTGCGAACATAACTATTCATTTCTTTTCCCTTCAAATACACCTCATGTGCGGCATCCTTAAAGGTCTGCAAAGAGTCGCTATTGCTTTCAAGTTCAAGATTCCTGACATCTTCGGCATCTTTTAATTCTTTTAAGCGAGCAATCTCTTTTTCTTTAAGTTCTATAGTCGCATTTAATTCTGCGTTTGTCGTCCTTAAAGAATCACGCGCATTCACCAAAGCATTGTATTGTTCTTCAGTACAAATAAAAGGATTTGGAACTTTTATTTTTAGCGTTGGAAATTCTTTAATAAAATGATCTATCTGATCTGATAGATAAGGCAAATCGGATCTGGACCGACATGTTTTTATGATTGACTGTACTGTAGAAAGTAAATCCGCTTTATCATTTATTTTATACAAATGCGTTCCATTTAGAACGCCACCAAAAGCCTTGTAGTCCAACTCAGAATCTAATAGAGGTACAAAAAGTTTACTTTCTCTAGAAATCCATGTCGCACCCAATTCTGCACAACAAAATTCCGACTGCTTATAATTTTTAGAAAGATAAGCAACAACGACAGAAGCTTCTTGTAGAGATTTTCTGATTGTTTCATTAAAAAAATCACCCCCAGAGCATCCCATTCCAGAAATACTCGTACAAAAGAAATCTTGTTGTTTCAAGTTACACGCCAACTGAAGCATTCTCTGCAAAGCCTCAATTACAGGTTTATCTGAGCAAGAATGACTTATAAAGATTTTTACAGGCATAAAATCCTCTTACCTAAAGAAAAACTATGCTCCTCCCCCTCCCCCAAAGAGGTTGGACCTTGGGGGGCGGTTGGAGCGGGCGTTACTTGGCCGACTTGCCGGTCGCCTTGGCGGCCGCGGGAGCGGCAGGGGCTGCCGCCGGGGCGGTGTTCACGCCGATGTCGAGCGGGCCGTACTTCTTTTCGTAGGCGCGCACGGTGGCGCTG
This genomic window contains:
- a CDS encoding HNH endonuclease yields the protein MTEEEIDAIWQKGRIVPDYDPSKFRKDACGAWIARDKYGDADADFGWEVDHIYPQALGGGDDDVNKRPLHCKNNRSKGDDYPSYKSAVTARGNKNVELERILVVNKNKMELLNSMYGAPNA
- a CDS encoding toll/interleukin-1 receptor domain-containing protein — its product is MPVKIFISHSCSDKPVIEALQRMLQLACNLKQQDFFCTSISGMGCSGGDFFNETIRKSLQEASVVVAYLSKNYKQSEFCCAELGATWISRESKLFVPLLDSELDYKAFGGVLNGTHLYKINDKADLLSTVQSIIKTCRSRSDLPYLSDQIDHFIKEFPTLKIKVPNPFICTEEQYNALVNARDSLRTTNAELNATIELKEKEIARLKELKDAEDVRNLELESNSDSLQTFKDAAHEVYLKGKEMNSYVRKFIIYDYFGLTVRDCDDEVYREYVKAKDAGYLREPFDGDFRVNEENRHVRKIHSALARFKDFAESLDDEAARVVEDEYDADFNLNNTEFIDKVLC